One stretch of Punica granatum isolate Tunisia-2019 chromosome 5, ASM765513v2, whole genome shotgun sequence DNA includes these proteins:
- the LOC116207386 gene encoding E3 ubiquitin-protein ligase RFWD3-like isoform X1 gives MCDSSSLYAGWKKKECEWKNKEVESESKIQKLQQKVSQLKEAAAWSCSWDFHRSHYIYAGLQNGTLMVFDMCQTVKPVESLNGLSSNPIHTILSFSQKNTNRPRPVLTASSIGLSLWNDDCREERPTLVPESADEGVCISLACSPNGDDIVATYRPKIDMSTEVTPTQPSANSSPISGQVTQGSHVLFKRAAGSNFLQKSGSMYANVSDIHLPRSAIVGSENQNRFFAFGDEATNEVTLQGLPSFSTSQRFKLKKHPLRDIKYTVAMNRGLITCLSDDILQVFSRRQG, from the exons ATGTGCGATTCATCATCACTG TATGCAGGTTGGAAGAAAAAGGAGTGTGAATGGAAAAACAAGGAAGTCGAGTCAGAAAGTAAAATACAAAAGTTGCAGCAGAAAGTTAGTCAGCTTAAGGAG GCTGCTGCTTGGTCTTGCTCATGGGATTTCCATAGATCTCACTACATATATGCTGGATTACAG AATGGTACCTTGATGGTGTTTGATATGTGCCAAACTGTGAAGCCCGTGGAATCCTTGAATGGGCTGTCATCCAACCCAATTCATACAATACTGTCCTTCTCACAGAAGAATACTAATAGACCTAGACCAGTCCTAACTGCATCTTCAATTGGCCTGTCTCTGTGGAACGATGACTGTCGTGAGGAAAG ACCTACTTTGGTTCCGGAAAGTGCAGATGAGGGTGTCTGCATTTCTCTTGCTTGTTCTCCCAATGGTGATGACATTGTTGCCACCTACCGTCCAAAGATCGATATGTCTACTGAGGTGACACCAACCCAACCTTCAGCTAACTCTTCGCCTATCTCGGGGCAAGTAACACAAGGTTCTCATGTCCTTTTCAAAAGAGCAGCGGGAAGCAACTTTCTTCAGAAGTCCGGATCCATGTATGCAAATGTGAGTGATATCCATCTCCCAAGGTCTGCGATTGTTGGCTCGGAGAATCAGAACCGGTTCTTTGCTTTTGGAGACGAAGCAACGAATGAGGTGACCTTGCAAGGGTTGCCATCTTTCTCCACTTCTCAGAGgtttaaattaaagaaacacCCTTTGCGTGATATAAAGTACACAGTTGCCATGAACCGCGGTCTAATCACTTGTTTAAGTGATGATATCTTGCAAGTCTTCAGCCGTAGACAGGGATAA
- the LOC116207386 gene encoding uncharacterized protein LOC116207386 isoform X3 yields MCDSSSLYAGWKKKECEWKNKEVESESKIQKLQQKVSQLKEAAAWSCSWDFHRSHYIYAGLQNGTLMVFDMCQTVKPVESLNGLSSNPIHTILSFSQKNTNRPRPVLTASSIGLSLWNDDCREERKTYFGSGKCR; encoded by the exons ATGTGCGATTCATCATCACTG TATGCAGGTTGGAAGAAAAAGGAGTGTGAATGGAAAAACAAGGAAGTCGAGTCAGAAAGTAAAATACAAAAGTTGCAGCAGAAAGTTAGTCAGCTTAAGGAG GCTGCTGCTTGGTCTTGCTCATGGGATTTCCATAGATCTCACTACATATATGCTGGATTACAG AATGGTACCTTGATGGTGTTTGATATGTGCCAAACTGTGAAGCCCGTGGAATCCTTGAATGGGCTGTCATCCAACCCAATTCATACAATACTGTCCTTCTCACAGAAGAATACTAATAGACCTAGACCAGTCCTAACTGCATCTTCAATTGGCCTGTCTCTGTGGAACGATGACTGTCGTGAGGAAAG GAAGACCTACTTTGGTTCCGGAAAGTGCAGATGA
- the LOC116207386 gene encoding E3 ubiquitin-protein ligase RFWD3-like isoform X2, with protein MYAGWKKKECEWKNKEVESESKIQKLQQKVSQLKEAAAWSCSWDFHRSHYIYAGLQNGTLMVFDMCQTVKPVESLNGLSSNPIHTILSFSQKNTNRPRPVLTASSIGLSLWNDDCREERPTLVPESADEGVCISLACSPNGDDIVATYRPKIDMSTEVTPTQPSANSSPISGQVTQGSHVLFKRAAGSNFLQKSGSMYANVSDIHLPRSAIVGSENQNRFFAFGDEATNEVTLQGLPSFSTSQRFKLKKHPLRDIKYTVAMNRGLITCLSDDILQVFSRRQG; from the exons atg TATGCAGGTTGGAAGAAAAAGGAGTGTGAATGGAAAAACAAGGAAGTCGAGTCAGAAAGTAAAATACAAAAGTTGCAGCAGAAAGTTAGTCAGCTTAAGGAG GCTGCTGCTTGGTCTTGCTCATGGGATTTCCATAGATCTCACTACATATATGCTGGATTACAG AATGGTACCTTGATGGTGTTTGATATGTGCCAAACTGTGAAGCCCGTGGAATCCTTGAATGGGCTGTCATCCAACCCAATTCATACAATACTGTCCTTCTCACAGAAGAATACTAATAGACCTAGACCAGTCCTAACTGCATCTTCAATTGGCCTGTCTCTGTGGAACGATGACTGTCGTGAGGAAAG ACCTACTTTGGTTCCGGAAAGTGCAGATGAGGGTGTCTGCATTTCTCTTGCTTGTTCTCCCAATGGTGATGACATTGTTGCCACCTACCGTCCAAAGATCGATATGTCTACTGAGGTGACACCAACCCAACCTTCAGCTAACTCTTCGCCTATCTCGGGGCAAGTAACACAAGGTTCTCATGTCCTTTTCAAAAGAGCAGCGGGAAGCAACTTTCTTCAGAAGTCCGGATCCATGTATGCAAATGTGAGTGATATCCATCTCCCAAGGTCTGCGATTGTTGGCTCGGAGAATCAGAACCGGTTCTTTGCTTTTGGAGACGAAGCAACGAATGAGGTGACCTTGCAAGGGTTGCCATCTTTCTCCACTTCTCAGAGgtttaaattaaagaaacacCCTTTGCGTGATATAAAGTACACAGTTGCCATGAACCGCGGTCTAATCACTTGTTTAAGTGATGATATCTTGCAAGTCTTCAGCCGTAGACAGGGATAA